The region TTGAATTTGAACTTATTTCTAAAGAAGAGCAAAATAAATATATAGACAATGTAATTGTTTTGTTTTGTGAAAAGATTATTATGAATAAAATTAAGAATTTAAATAAATATTTAGATATACAATTAAAGATGGATTTTGATTTTAGTTTTATAAGAGAAGAACAAGCTTTTTTTGATGAAGATAGTTTAAATAAACTATATGAAATTCTTACCAAGTATTTATATAAAAACATGTTTAAAACATATAAAGATTCTAGTTGGTTAGGATTAAATGATAAAGTTTTAAAAAGATATTCTTAATGATAGAAGGAATTTTAAAAATTATATTGAATATTATAATTAATACATGAAAGGAGGCAATTTAATGTACGTAAAAAATCATATGTTACCAAAAGAAAAACTTACAGTTGTTTATGTTGAAGAAAGTATAGGGAGTGCATTAGAAAAAATTAATAAGGGTGATTTTTTATCCTTACCTGTATTTGAAGGTGAAATTTTCAAAGGGATATTGATGAAAGAAGCTATTTACAGGCATTATTTTGAAACGGGTTGTATGGATAAGAATCAATTTATGGAAGAAGTAAAGGTAAAGGATTTATATATAGATGAATTTAAGTCTATTTTAGAAAATGAGTTAATTGAAAATGCATCTTATTTATTAAATGAATTTGGAACACCGTTTTTACCAGTATTTAATACAAATAAAAAGTTTGTAGGTATATTAACGCATACTGCAATATTTAATGCATTCTCAGAAATCTTTGGATTTGGAAAAGGTACAAGGATCATGGTTAATTTATTTGACATACCTGGTCAAATATCAAAATTAACAGAAGTAATAAGAAAAGAGAACGTAAATATACTAAATTTAGCTGTAATGGATGCTAAAGTTCTTGATGTTTATAAGGTGGTAATAAGAGTAGATACAGATGATGTAGGAGATTTAGTAGATAAAATCGCTAAAGCAGGATTTAAAGTTGCTGGCATTGTAAAATAATATGTATAATTTTTAGAATTATGGCAAAAATATCCCTCTAGATAGTATTGGAGGGATATTTTATGAAAAAGTCTAACATAATTATAATTTTCATAAGTTGTTTGTTACTATTTTTAAGTAGTTTTTTCTATGGTTATTATTTTACAGGAAAGAATATGAACAAAAAGCTAAATGATAATACAGTATTAGATAATAGTTCGTCAGGAAATGATGGATTAGAAATAATAAAGGAAGAGGTTAGGATTTCACCAAATACTTGCATTGAAAAGGAAGTTTATTATAAAAAATGTAGACACACTATAAAACAGAATATTAAAGTTGATAATAATATAATAAATATGACTGAAAAGGAGTTTGAGGATTATACTAAAAAAAATCATCCTGAAATAAGGATTATCTCATTTTCAGTTGGGAAAATTGTTTTAAGAGAGAATAAGGATACACTATGTCCAAATCATTATATAATTGGTGAATCAGAAGGTAAAATAGCAGTATATAAAATAAATGATACTGGAGAAAAAATATTATTTAAAATACTTGAAGACTATCCATTGTCACTACTTAAAGAGATTGATCAAGAAAAATTAAAAGAGGGAATAGTTGTAGATACTGAAGAGGAGCTTTCAGACGTGCTAGAAAACTTTATTAGTTGAAAAAAAGGCTAAGTTACAATATATTAACTTAGCCTTTTTTATAATGTCTACCTTCGTCCAAAAGGTATCGATATTATTAATTCTTATATAGAAACCTTTGTTCTTTTGTGTTTAAATATGTTAAAATAGATGAGTAGACATATGAAAGGAGATTATTATGATTATTTTAGGGATTGATCCAGGTATTGCAATTGTAGGATATGGTATTATAGAATGTAATGGAAATAGTTTTAAAGCTTTAGAATATGGGGCAATAATTACTGAAGCTGGGACTCCTTTTCCAGATAGATTAAAAATAATCTATGAAGAGATGTCTTGCATTATTGAAGAATATAGTCCAGAAGATATGGCTATAGAAGAATTATTTTTTAATAAAAATGTTAAAACTGCAATTAAAGTTGGACAAGCAAGAGGTGTTGAGGTACTTGCAGCTGTTAACAAGGGAATAGATATATATGAATATACACCTTTACAAATTAAGCAAGGGGTTGTAGGTTATGGGAGAGCAGAAAAAGCTCAAGTGCAAGAAATGGTTAAAATGCTACTTAATTTAAAAGAAATACCAAAACCAGATGATGTTGCTGATGCTCTTGCTGTTGCTTTGTGTCATGGATATTCATTGAAATTTAAAGAAATGTTTAAAATGAAATAATAGGGGTGCTTTTGATGTATGAATATATTATAGGGAAAGTAGTAGATGTTTATGAAGATTGTTTGATTGTAGAAAACAATAATATTGGTTATAAAATTTATACTTCTAAATATTCGCTATCAAATTTAGATTTAAAAAAAGATGTAAAGATATATACATATCTTAATGTAAGGGAAGACGGTATATTTTTATTTGGATTTTCTTCAAAAGAAGAAATGGAAATGTTTGAACTATTACTATTAGTATCGAAAATTGGTCCAAAGACTGCTATAGGTGTACTTTCTACATTGAGCTACAATGATATTAAATTAGCTATTCTTAATAATGATGTAAAAGTTTTATGTAAAGCTCCTGGCATAGGTAAAAAAACAGCTAATCGTATTATACTTGAATTAAAAGATAGAATAGATGATAATATTGCTGTTGACAATAGTTTTAATTTTTTAGATGATAATTGTATAGAAGAAGCAATTAATGCTTTAATGGTATTAGGGTATACAAAGAAAGAAATTGATAGAGTTTTGTTTAAAATCGATACAGAAGACTTAGATACTGAAGAGATTATTAAGAGTGCGTTAAAAAGATTGTCTAAATAATATGGAAAGGTATGAGTATTATGAATAATACTGATAATAGAATTGTTGCAGGTTCACTTAAAGAGGAAGATATTGAAAATGATCTGACTTTAAGACCTAAATGGCTTAATGAATACATAGGCCAAGATAAAGTTAAGAAAAAACTTAATATATTTATTAAAGCAGCTAAGGAGAGGAATGAATCTCTTGATCATGTGCTATTATATGGTCCTCCAGGCCTTGGAAAGACGACTTTGGCTAATATCATAGCTAATGAAATGGGAGTTAATATTAGGGTAACTTCTGGTCCTGTTATAGAGAGGGCAGGTGATTTAGCTAGTTTGCTTACTAATTTAGAAGAAGGAGACGTATTATTTATAGATGAAATTCATAGGCTTAATAGAAGTGTAGAAGAAATTTTGTATCCAGCTATGGAGGATTACGTTTTAGATATTATAATTGGAAAAGGGCCTAGTGCTAGATCAGTTCGCCTTGATTTATCTAAATTCACTTTGATAGGTGCTACGACAAGGGCTGGACTTCTTACATCACCACTTAGAGATAGATTTGGTGTTATACTTAATCTTGATTTATATGATGAAAACAGTCTTACAAAGATAGTAGAAAGATCGGCGAATATATTAGATGTTGAGATTGATAGTTTAGGAGCTTTAGAGATAGCTAAAAGATCTAGGGGAACACCAAGGATTGCAAATAGACTATTAAAAAGAGTTAGAGATTATGCACAAGTTGTAGAAAATGGCATAATTACTTTTGAAGTTGCACAAAAAGCTCTTACAATGTTAGAAGTGGATGAATTAGGCTTAGACAATGTAGATAAAAAGATTGTTTTGACTATGATTGAAAACTTTGAGGGAGGTCCTGTAGGGCTTGATACTATATCTGCAACTACAGGTGAAGAAAAAACTACTATAGAAGATGTTTATGAACCATATTTACTTCAGATGGGTTTTATAAATAGAACGCCAAGGGGTAGAATAGCTACTAAAAGGGCTTATGAGCATTTTAATATTCCATATGATGAAGAATAGAGGGGATAGAATATGAATCAATTTGGTAAATTTTTCGTTTACATAGGAATAACATTGCTGATTTTTGGTGCACTATTGATAATTGGTGAAAAGTTTGGTTTAGGTAAACTTCCAGGAGATATTTTTATCCAGAAGGGTAATTTCACTTTCTTTTTTCCAATTGTTTCTTCTATAATAATTAGTTTGATATTGACTATTATATTGAATATTTTTAAAAGATAGAGGGGATAATAAATCATGAAAAAAAATATGATATTTTTAATAATGATAGTAGTAATTATAAATTTAACATATACATATTCATTTGCAGAAAATATGTATCTTGAAAATTTTATAAAGGTAAAATTACAAAAGCCAATTAAGTCTACTAATACAATAAATTTGCAAAGTGAATATGGTTTTACTATATATTCTTATGATACCTATTTTACAGAATTGGACAAACTTCAAGAACAAGAAATAATCATTACTTTAGGTGAAAATGATTTGTTAGATATAAAGGATAAAAACAATAATACCTTGTATTCTTTTGGTAATAGTGATAATATATATATTTCTTCTACAGATTACAATAATTCTGTATTAAAAATAGAAGAAGATAAATATAGAGATTTTTTTATGTTTAATAGAGTGGCTAATGGAATAGAAGTGATTAATTGTGTTTCTCTTAATCATTATCTATATGGGGTTGTTCCAATGGAGATGCCTTCTTCTTTTCCTATGGAGGCATTGAAAGCTCAAGCTATAGCTGCTAGAAATTTTGCTTTATCAAATATGAATAAGCATATCTTAAGTGGATATAATTTATGCGATTCTACTGATTGTCAAGTTTATGGAGGATATGATAGAGAAACTGACAATACTAACAGAGCTGTAGATGAGACTATAGGAATTGTTATTAAATATAATGGTGAAATTATTAATGCTACATATCATTCGAATAGTGGTGGATATACAGAGAATAGTGAAAATGTTTGGGGAGGTTCTGTTCCTTATTTAAAAGCTGTTAATGATGAATTTTCAAATGAAGCACCAAATACTGATTGGCAAATAGTATTGTCAAATGGTGATATAAAAACAAAACTAATGAAAATAGGTGTTAATATTGGAGAGATTTCATCTATTGTACCAGTAAATAAGACGGAGAGTGGCAGAGTGGATTCTCTTAAAATAATAGGTACTAATGGTGAACATATATTGGAGAAAAATAAAATTAGACAGGTTCTAGGATATAGTGATATAAAAAGTAATCTTTTTAATATAGAAGCTATTAATGGTAATAATAGTTTTGATGGTGTTGAAGATGTTTATGTAATTGATGGAAAGCTAGGTAAACCTATAAAGGTTAATATAAAAGATTTACATGTGATTAATGATGAGGAAAAGAGAATACAAAGTAGTAGGGGTAGCAATAGTAGAGTTTTAACTAATAACGGCATTGAAGAAATAAAACATGAAGTAAATATTACTGACAAGCAGTTCGTTATAAAAGGAAAGGGATTTGGTCATGGAGTAGGAATGAGCCAGTGGGGGGCACGAAAAATGGCTGAATTAGGATATAGTTACGAAGAAATTTTAAAACACTATTATAATGGTGTAGAACTTACAACAGAATATAGATAAGGGATGATGATATGAAAAAAGAAGACTTTAATTATTACTTACCTGAGGAGCTTATTGCACAACATCCAGTTGAAAATAGAGAAGAGTCTAGGTTAATGGTTATTGATAAAGATACAGGAGATATTGAAGATAAATATTTTAAAGATATAATATCTTATTTAGAACCTGGTGATTGTCTTGTATTAAATGATACTAGGGTAATTCCTGCTAGACTTTTTGGACATAGAGAAGGTAAGGATGAGAGTATAGAAATATTACTTCTTAGAAGAATAGATAAGACAAAATGGGAAACATTAGTAAGACCTGGGAAAAAGGTTAGACCAGGTGGCAAAAATATTATTTTTGGAGATGGAGAACTAAGTGCAAAAGTATTAGATATAAGTGAGGATGGAACAAGGATTATAGAATTTGAGTATGATGGTATTTTTGAAGAGATTTTAGATAAATTGGGAGAAATGCCATTACCACCATATATTAAAGAAAAACTTGAGGATAGGGAAAGGTACCAAACTGTTTATTCAAAGAATAATGGCTCTGCAGCAGCGCCTACTGCAGGATTACATTTTACTGAAGAGCTATTAAAACAGATTGAGATGAAAGGCGTTAATATAGCTTATATAACTTTGCATGTTGGCCTTGGTACATTTAGACCAGTTAAGGAAGAAGATATAGAAGATCATCATATGCACTCAGAGTATTTTGAAGTATCAGAAGAAGCTGCTATGGTTATAAACGATTCAAAGAAAAATGGTGGTAGAATAATATCTGTTGGTACTACTTCTACAAGAACATTAGAATCTATAGGAACTAGCGAAGGGTATATTGTACCTAAAAGTGGTTGGACTAATATTTTTATATATCCTGGTTATGAGTTTAAAGTAGTTGATTGTCTTATAACTAATTTTCATTTACCAGAATCAACTTTGATAATGTTAGTAAGTGCATTAGTAGGAAGAGAAAAAATACTTGAAGCTTACAATTTAGCTGTTAAGAAAAGATATAGGTTTTTTAGTTTTGGAGATGCAATGTTTATAAAGGGAGGAGGTAAGGAATGGCTATAAGTTTTGAATTAATCAAAGAATCAAGTGAGTGCAATGCAAGATTGGGAAAGTTACATACACCTCATGGAATAATAGAGACTCCAATATTTATGCCTGTAGGCACGAGAGCTACAGTTAAAGCTATGACGCCAGAAGAAGTAAAAGATTTGGGAGCTCAAATAATACTTGGTAACACCTATCATTTATATTTAAAGCCAGGTCATAAAATTGTTGAAGAAGCTGGAGGATTGCATAAGTTTATGAACTGGGATCTACCTATTCTTACAGACAGTGGTGGTTTTCAAGTATTTAGTTTAGGAAAGCTTAGAAAAATAGAAGAAGAAGGAGTAGAGTTTAGATCTCATATAGATGGATCAAAACATTTTATATCTCCTGAAAAATCAATAGAAATACAGAATTCACTGGGTTCAGATATTATGATGGCTTTTGATGAATGTACACCTTATCCTAGTAGCTATGAATACTCAAAAAAATCTATGGAAAGAACCACAAGATGGGCAAAAAGATGTAAGGATTATCATCAAAACTGGGATTCGCAAGGACTTTTTGGTATAGTACAAGGTGGTATGTATAAAGACTTAAGAGAACAAAGCGCAAAAGATATTACAGATTTAAATTTGCCAGGATATGCAATAGGTGGATTAAGTGTTGGGGAACCAAAGGAACTTATGGTAGATATACTTAATTTTACAACACCATTATTGCCTAAAAATAAACCTAGATATTTAATGGGGGTAGGATCTCCTGATTATCTATTTGAAGCTGTAATAAGTGGTGTAGATATGGCAGATTGTGTATTACCTACTAGGATTGCTAGAAATGGCACAGTACTAACAAGTCATGGAAAGCTAGTGATAAAAAATGCACAATACAAAAGAGATTTTGGCAAATTAGATCCTGAATGTGATTGCTATACTTGCACTAATTATTCTAGAGCTTACATTAGACATCTTTTTAATGTAAATGAAATTTTAGGAGCAAGACTTGCTACAATTCATAATTTACATTTTTTAATAAAACTTATGGAAAACATAAGAACAGCTATAAAAGAAGATAGATTATTACAATATAAAGAAGAGTTTTATAAAAAATATGGATATATTAATTAATAGTAGAAGGATTTTTGATTTTTATGTTGAATAATAATAATCAAAGGAGGGATAATTTTGCAAGGATTTCAAAGTATAATTATGTTAGTTGTCTTCTTTTTAATATTGTATTTCT is a window of Anaerosalibacter sp. Marseille-P3206 DNA encoding:
- a CDS encoding CBS domain-containing protein; translation: MYVKNHMLPKEKLTVVYVEESIGSALEKINKGDFLSLPVFEGEIFKGILMKEAIYRHYFETGCMDKNQFMEEVKVKDLYIDEFKSILENELIENASYLLNEFGTPFLPVFNTNKKFVGILTHTAIFNAFSEIFGFGKGTRIMVNLFDIPGQISKLTEVIRKENVNILNLAVMDAKVLDVYKVVIRVDTDDVGDLVDKIAKAGFKVAGIVK
- a CDS encoding BofC C-terminal domain-containing protein gives rise to the protein MKKSNIIIIFISCLLLFLSSFFYGYYFTGKNMNKKLNDNTVLDNSSSGNDGLEIIKEEVRISPNTCIEKEVYYKKCRHTIKQNIKVDNNIINMTEKEFEDYTKKNHPEIRIISFSVGKIVLRENKDTLCPNHYIIGESEGKIAVYKINDTGEKILFKILEDYPLSLLKEIDQEKLKEGIVVDTEEELSDVLENFIS
- the ruvC gene encoding crossover junction endodeoxyribonuclease RuvC; translation: MIILGIDPGIAIVGYGIIECNGNSFKALEYGAIITEAGTPFPDRLKIIYEEMSCIIEEYSPEDMAIEELFFNKNVKTAIKVGQARGVEVLAAVNKGIDIYEYTPLQIKQGVVGYGRAEKAQVQEMVKMLLNLKEIPKPDDVADALAVALCHGYSLKFKEMFKMK
- the ruvA gene encoding Holliday junction branch migration protein RuvA, with protein sequence MYEYIIGKVVDVYEDCLIVENNNIGYKIYTSKYSLSNLDLKKDVKIYTYLNVREDGIFLFGFSSKEEMEMFELLLLVSKIGPKTAIGVLSTLSYNDIKLAILNNDVKVLCKAPGIGKKTANRIILELKDRIDDNIAVDNSFNFLDDNCIEEAINALMVLGYTKKEIDRVLFKIDTEDLDTEEIIKSALKRLSK
- the ruvB gene encoding Holliday junction branch migration DNA helicase RuvB, whose amino-acid sequence is MNNTDNRIVAGSLKEEDIENDLTLRPKWLNEYIGQDKVKKKLNIFIKAAKERNESLDHVLLYGPPGLGKTTLANIIANEMGVNIRVTSGPVIERAGDLASLLTNLEEGDVLFIDEIHRLNRSVEEILYPAMEDYVLDIIIGKGPSARSVRLDLSKFTLIGATTRAGLLTSPLRDRFGVILNLDLYDENSLTKIVERSANILDVEIDSLGALEIAKRSRGTPRIANRLLKRVRDYAQVVENGIITFEVAQKALTMLEVDELGLDNVDKKIVLTMIENFEGGPVGLDTISATTGEEKTTIEDVYEPYLLQMGFINRTPRGRIATKRAYEHFNIPYDEE
- a CDS encoding DUF2905 domain-containing protein, which encodes MNQFGKFFVYIGITLLIFGALLIIGEKFGLGKLPGDIFIQKGNFTFFFPIVSSIIISLILTIILNIFKR
- a CDS encoding SpoIID/LytB domain-containing protein, translating into MKKNMIFLIMIVVIINLTYTYSFAENMYLENFIKVKLQKPIKSTNTINLQSEYGFTIYSYDTYFTELDKLQEQEIIITLGENDLLDIKDKNNNTLYSFGNSDNIYISSTDYNNSVLKIEEDKYRDFFMFNRVANGIEVINCVSLNHYLYGVVPMEMPSSFPMEALKAQAIAARNFALSNMNKHILSGYNLCDSTDCQVYGGYDRETDNTNRAVDETIGIVIKYNGEIINATYHSNSGGYTENSENVWGGSVPYLKAVNDEFSNEAPNTDWQIVLSNGDIKTKLMKIGVNIGEISSIVPVNKTESGRVDSLKIIGTNGEHILEKNKIRQVLGYSDIKSNLFNIEAINGNNSFDGVEDVYVIDGKLGKPIKVNIKDLHVINDEEKRIQSSRGSNSRVLTNNGIEEIKHEVNITDKQFVIKGKGFGHGVGMSQWGARKMAELGYSYEEILKHYYNGVELTTEYR
- the queA gene encoding tRNA preQ1(34) S-adenosylmethionine ribosyltransferase-isomerase QueA, with protein sequence MKKEDFNYYLPEELIAQHPVENREESRLMVIDKDTGDIEDKYFKDIISYLEPGDCLVLNDTRVIPARLFGHREGKDESIEILLLRRIDKTKWETLVRPGKKVRPGGKNIIFGDGELSAKVLDISEDGTRIIEFEYDGIFEEILDKLGEMPLPPYIKEKLEDRERYQTVYSKNNGSAAAPTAGLHFTEELLKQIEMKGVNIAYITLHVGLGTFRPVKEEDIEDHHMHSEYFEVSEEAAMVINDSKKNGGRIISVGTTSTRTLESIGTSEGYIVPKSGWTNIFIYPGYEFKVVDCLITNFHLPESTLIMLVSALVGREKILEAYNLAVKKRYRFFSFGDAMFIKGGGKEWL
- the tgt gene encoding tRNA guanosine(34) transglycosylase Tgt; translated protein: MAISFELIKESSECNARLGKLHTPHGIIETPIFMPVGTRATVKAMTPEEVKDLGAQIILGNTYHLYLKPGHKIVEEAGGLHKFMNWDLPILTDSGGFQVFSLGKLRKIEEEGVEFRSHIDGSKHFISPEKSIEIQNSLGSDIMMAFDECTPYPSSYEYSKKSMERTTRWAKRCKDYHQNWDSQGLFGIVQGGMYKDLREQSAKDITDLNLPGYAIGGLSVGEPKELMVDILNFTTPLLPKNKPRYLMGVGSPDYLFEAVISGVDMADCVLPTRIARNGTVLTSHGKLVIKNAQYKRDFGKLDPECDCYTCTNYSRAYIRHLFNVNEILGARLATIHNLHFLIKLMENIRTAIKEDRLLQYKEEFYKKYGYIN